One genomic window of Pelmatolapia mariae isolate MD_Pm_ZW linkage group LG5, Pm_UMD_F_2, whole genome shotgun sequence includes the following:
- the cast gene encoding calpastatin isoform X3: MGQILSWIRGPRDTPALQDVAVEEQSQSSQTTPKPAAQVSTGKPAQFETPTSGSGMATKPGAVTMTTGGSSNVATAGKEAPKAKPETAPVSQAKVAPTIPPTAGTAAATSVAAPKESPKDTAKSATAATAVKADVPKVDPAKTSKPAAAGTAAAGNVSVQGKKEEAKSAQTKVQAEVTSTAAKGAQQAPPVDAIDELANILPSTDPVARPEPVFTGPEVKERDITSEKGQKCGERDDTLPPDYRFKNTGPSPADAKPVDVPKPLSTDAALDSLSADFKSTGQPGPKKQEQKAHVETISASSAGPANFAPPPVKKAETPAAVPPMAAPPADKKAKMEKVSDDFSLEAGLSSSSTKAVSPAAAPADKKAKTDKTTPDVSVKAGLDTKAGTKPKTSEGDSMSLDALGALSDTLPKDAPKPEPPKVRPQDIVSEGKVKKEKGVRVGEREDTLPPGYRFKEEDLKKLPPPKPEPKIDADDALDILSGDFSTASTAPAVQAPVCSSAAPVQKSPAPPADKKAKVEAGLSAATAKKVESAAAPPSAEKKAQEHKPAAGKDTKPETDKGGSMSLDALSALGDTLPADAPKPESPKLKPKDIVSEGKVKAEKGVRVGERDDTLPPGYRFKEEDPKKLPPPKPEPKIDTDDALDILSGDFSSSAPAVQAPVVCSSAPPTQAKVEDLSALDVLSGEFVASAKASGVHAPVPPPSKKPPEKTVCPVEQPNKVDVSAQQTKPKIEKGDSISLDALSALSETLPTDAPKPESPKLRPEDIVSEGKVKKEKGVRVGEREDTLPPDYRFKEEDLKKLPAPKPEPKINTDDALDILSGDFSSSAAPAVQAPVVCSSAPSAQASADTALKSLAGDLVASSAAPAVKSEPRIPTQTKPQLEAGADNALDALSDTLGDIKPVPQPAPGPVKDPVKEKTIAEEKLIKMGERDDTLPPEYRPTEEDRKKMEEAKKKAATIPKEKSMDDTTALEMLSSDFSDAPKPDAPVTSCAATTKLEPPVLDSAPLKPMAGPVLESLSDTLLPDPVKGKSKTDKPKGKSKSKSKSKKQQAEEPSAPDQLSAQRSSDVVPASTKKGAKS; encoded by the exons ACGCCAACATCGGGATCTGGAATGGCTACAAAGCCTGGGGCGGTTACCATGACAACAGGAGGAAGCTCTAATGTTGCAACAGCAGGGAAAGAGGCACCTAAAGCCAAACCAGAG ACTGCACCTGTCTCCCAAGCCAAAGTCGCACCTACAATTCCTCCCACTGCTGGCACTGCAGCAGCCACTTCTGTGGCCGCTCCTAAAGAGTCACCTAAGGACACGGCTAAG AGTGCCACTGCTGCCACAGCAGTCAAAGCTGATGTTCCTAAAGTTGATCCTGCTAAAACATCAAAGCCAGCTGCAGCAGGCACAGCTGCGGCTGGAAATGTGTCTGTGCAAGGCAAAAAGGAAGAAGCTAAATCAGCGCAAACAAAG GTTCAGGCGGAGGTTACATCCACGGCAGCTAAAGGAGCCCAACAG GCACCTCCGGTGGATGCAATCGACGAGCTGGCCAACATATTACCATCAACTGATCCTGTCGCTCGCCCAGAGCCTGTGTTCACGGGGCCAGAGGTCAAAGAG CGTGACATCACCTCTGAGAAAGGTCAGAAGTGTGGAGAAAGGGACGACACACTGCCTCCAGACTACAGATTCAAAAATACG GGTCCATCTCCTGCAGATGCTAAACCTGTGGATGTCCCT aaaCCACTGAGCACAGACGCGGCCCTTGATTCCCTTTCAGCTGATTTTAAATCAACTGGTCAGCCTGGACCCAAGAAGCAAGAG caaaAGGCACATGTTGAGACTATAAGTGCTTCTTCTGCTGGCCCTGCGAACTTTGCACCTCCTCCTGTGAAG AAAGCTGAAACTCCTGCAGCAGTTCCTCCTATGGCAGCTCCTCCAGCTGATAAAAAAGCTAAGATGGAGAAAGTCTCAGATGACTTCTCACTGGAGGCTGGACTTTCTTCTTCCAGCACG AAAGCGGTATCTCCTGCGGCTGCTCCTGCTGATAAGAAAGCCAAGACAGATAAAACCACTCCCGATGTCTCTGTCAAGGCTGGACTGGATACCAAAGCAGGCACCAAGCCCAAGACCAGTGAG GGTGACTCCATGTCTCTGGATGCTCTCggtgctctgtctgacacactaCCAAAAGATGCACCAAAACCTGAACCCCCCAAAGTCAGACCTCAGGACATTGTATCG GAGGGAAAAGTGAAGAAGGAGAAGGGTGTACGTGtaggagagagggaggacacGCTTCCTCCAGGTTACAGGTtcaaagaggaagacctcaaaAAACTGCCCCCTCCAAAACCCGAG CCCAAGATTGACGCTGATGATGCACTGGACATTTTGTCTGGGGACTTCAGTACTGCTTCAACAGCTCCTGCTGTCCAGGCTCCTGTCTGCTCCTCAGCTGCTCCTGTACAG AAATCTCCCGCTCCTCCCGCTGATAAGAAAGCCAAGGTGGAGGCTGGACTCTCAGCAGCTACTGCTAAG AAAGTGGAATCAGCTGCAGCTCCTCCTTCTGCTGAGAAGAAAGCACAAGAACACAAACCTGCTGCTGGGAAGGACACCAAACCAGAGACCGACAAG GGTGGCTCCATGTCTCTGGATGCTCTCAGTGCTCTGGGCGACACATTACCAGCAGATGCACCAAAACCTGAATCCCCCAAACTCAAACCTAAAGATATCGTCTCT GAGGGCAAAGTGAAGGCGGAGAAGGGTGTACGTGTAGGAGAGCGAGACGACACTCTTCCACCAGGTTACAGGTTTAAAGAGGAAGACCCCAAAAAACTGCCTCCTCCAAAACCCGAG CCCAAGATAGACACTGATGATGCTCTGGACATTTTGTCTGGAGACTTCAGTTCTTCAGCTCCTGCTGTCCAGGCTCCTGTCGTCTGCTCGTCAGCTCCTCCTACACAG GCAAAAGTAGAGGATTTGTCAGCTCTTGATGTACTCTCTGGAGAGTTTGTGGCTTCAGCTAAGGCTTCTGGAGTTCATGCACCAGTCCCTCCTCCATCAAAGAAGCCACCAGAG AAAACAGTCTGTCCCGTGGAACAACCTAACAAAGTCGATGTAAGCGCACAACAGACAAAGCCCAAAATTGAGAAG GGTGACTCCATCTCTCTGGATGCTCTCAGTGCTCTCAGTGAAACACTGCCAACAGATGCACCAAAGCCAGAGTCTCCAAAACTCAGACCTGAGGATATTGTCTCG GAGGGCAAAGTCAAAAAGGAGAAGGGTGTGCGTGTAGGAGAGAGGGAGGATACACTTCCTCCAGATTACAGATTTAAAGAGGAAGATCTCAAAAAACTGCCTGCTCCCAAACCTGAG CCCAAGATAAATACTGATGATGCTCTGGATATTTTGTCTGGAGACTTCAGTTCTTCAGCCGCTCCTGCTGTCCAGGCTCCTGTCGTCTGTTCCTCAGCTCCTTCTGCACAG GCCTCTGCAGACACTGCTCTTAAGTCCTTGGCCGGAGACTTGGTTGCCTCCAGCGCTGCACCGGCAGTGAAGTCAGAACCTCGTATTCCTACACAAACAAAGCCACAG CTGGAAGCTGGAGCAGACAATGCCCTTGATGCTCTGTCAGACACCTTGGGGGATATCAAACCTGTACCTCAGCCTGCCCCAGGTCCTGTTAAAGATCCCGTCAAG GAGAAAACGATTGCTGAGGAGAAGCTTATTAAAATGGGAGAGAGAGATGACACACTACCACCAGAGTATCGACCCACTGAGGAAGACCGTAAG aaaatggaagaagcaaagaaaaaagctgCCACCATCCCCAAGGAG AAGAGTATGGATGACACAACAGCCTTAGAAATGCTGTCCAGTGACTTCTCTGATGCTCCCAAGCCTGATGCACCGGTCACCTCGTGTGCTGCCACAACAAAGTTGGAACCTCCTGTGCTGGACTCAGCTCCTCTGAAG CCGATGGCTGGTCCTGTTCTGGAGTCCCTGTCTGATACCCTGCTTCCAGATCCAGTAAAAGGAAAATCTAAAACAGACAAACCAAAG GGAAAGAGCAAGTCAAAGTCAAAATCTAAA aaacaaCAAGCAGAGGAACCATCTGCCCCCGACCAGCTATCAGCTCAGAGAAGCTCAGACGTTGTGCCAGCTTCTACAAAGAAGGGAGCCAAGAGCTAG
- the cast gene encoding calpastatin isoform X5, with translation MSQSSQTTPKPAAQVSTGKPAQFETPTSGSGMATKPGAVTMTTGGSSNVATAGKEAPKAKPETAPVSQAKVAPTIPPTAGTAAATSVAAPKESPKDTAKSATAATAVKADVPKVDPAKTSKPAAAGTAAAGNVSVQGKKEEAKSAQTKVQAEVTSTAAKGAQQAPPVDAIDELANILPSTDPVARPEPVFTGPEVKERDITSEKGQKCGERDDTLPPDYRFKNTGPSPADAKPVDVPKPLSTDAALDSLSADFKSTGQPGPKKQEQKAHVETISASSAGPANFAPPPVKKAETPAAVPPMAAPPADKKAKMEKVSDDFSLEAGLSSSSTKAVSPAAAPADKKAKTDKTTPDVSVKAGLDTKAGTKPKTSEGDSMSLDALGALSDTLPKDAPKPEPPKVRPQDIVSEGKVKKEKGVRVGEREDTLPPGYRFKEEDLKKLPPPKPEPKIDADDALDILSGDFSTASTAPAVQAPVCSSAAPVQKSPAPPADKKAKVEAGLSAATAKKVESAAAPPSAEKKAQEHKPAAGKDTKPETDKGGSMSLDALSALGDTLPADAPKPESPKLKPKDIVSEGKVKAEKGVRVGERDDTLPPGYRFKEEDPKKLPPPKPEPKIDTDDALDILSGDFSSSAPAVQAPVVCSSAPPTQAKVEDLSALDVLSGEFVASAKASGVHAPVPPPSKKPPEKTVCPVEQPNKVDVSAQQTKPKIEKGDSISLDALSALSETLPTDAPKPESPKLRPEDIVSEGKVKKEKGVRVGEREDTLPPDYRFKEEDLKKLPAPKPEPKINTDDALDILSGDFSSSAAPAVQAPVVCSSAPSAQASADTALKSLAGDLVASSAAPAVKSEPRIPTQTKPQLEAGADNALDALSDTLGDIKPVPQPAPGPVKDPVKEKTIAEEKLIKMGERDDTLPPEYRPTEEDRKKMEEAKKKAATIPKEKSMDDTTALEMLSSDFSDAPKPDAPVTSCAATTKLEPPVLDSAPLKPMAGPVLESLSDTLLPDPVKGKSKTDKPKGKSKSKSKSKKQQAEEPSAPDQLSAQRSSDVVPASTKKGAKS, from the exons ACGCCAACATCGGGATCTGGAATGGCTACAAAGCCTGGGGCGGTTACCATGACAACAGGAGGAAGCTCTAATGTTGCAACAGCAGGGAAAGAGGCACCTAAAGCCAAACCAGAG ACTGCACCTGTCTCCCAAGCCAAAGTCGCACCTACAATTCCTCCCACTGCTGGCACTGCAGCAGCCACTTCTGTGGCCGCTCCTAAAGAGTCACCTAAGGACACGGCTAAG AGTGCCACTGCTGCCACAGCAGTCAAAGCTGATGTTCCTAAAGTTGATCCTGCTAAAACATCAAAGCCAGCTGCAGCAGGCACAGCTGCGGCTGGAAATGTGTCTGTGCAAGGCAAAAAGGAAGAAGCTAAATCAGCGCAAACAAAG GTTCAGGCGGAGGTTACATCCACGGCAGCTAAAGGAGCCCAACAG GCACCTCCGGTGGATGCAATCGACGAGCTGGCCAACATATTACCATCAACTGATCCTGTCGCTCGCCCAGAGCCTGTGTTCACGGGGCCAGAGGTCAAAGAG CGTGACATCACCTCTGAGAAAGGTCAGAAGTGTGGAGAAAGGGACGACACACTGCCTCCAGACTACAGATTCAAAAATACG GGTCCATCTCCTGCAGATGCTAAACCTGTGGATGTCCCT aaaCCACTGAGCACAGACGCGGCCCTTGATTCCCTTTCAGCTGATTTTAAATCAACTGGTCAGCCTGGACCCAAGAAGCAAGAG caaaAGGCACATGTTGAGACTATAAGTGCTTCTTCTGCTGGCCCTGCGAACTTTGCACCTCCTCCTGTGAAG AAAGCTGAAACTCCTGCAGCAGTTCCTCCTATGGCAGCTCCTCCAGCTGATAAAAAAGCTAAGATGGAGAAAGTCTCAGATGACTTCTCACTGGAGGCTGGACTTTCTTCTTCCAGCACG AAAGCGGTATCTCCTGCGGCTGCTCCTGCTGATAAGAAAGCCAAGACAGATAAAACCACTCCCGATGTCTCTGTCAAGGCTGGACTGGATACCAAAGCAGGCACCAAGCCCAAGACCAGTGAG GGTGACTCCATGTCTCTGGATGCTCTCggtgctctgtctgacacactaCCAAAAGATGCACCAAAACCTGAACCCCCCAAAGTCAGACCTCAGGACATTGTATCG GAGGGAAAAGTGAAGAAGGAGAAGGGTGTACGTGtaggagagagggaggacacGCTTCCTCCAGGTTACAGGTtcaaagaggaagacctcaaaAAACTGCCCCCTCCAAAACCCGAG CCCAAGATTGACGCTGATGATGCACTGGACATTTTGTCTGGGGACTTCAGTACTGCTTCAACAGCTCCTGCTGTCCAGGCTCCTGTCTGCTCCTCAGCTGCTCCTGTACAG AAATCTCCCGCTCCTCCCGCTGATAAGAAAGCCAAGGTGGAGGCTGGACTCTCAGCAGCTACTGCTAAG AAAGTGGAATCAGCTGCAGCTCCTCCTTCTGCTGAGAAGAAAGCACAAGAACACAAACCTGCTGCTGGGAAGGACACCAAACCAGAGACCGACAAG GGTGGCTCCATGTCTCTGGATGCTCTCAGTGCTCTGGGCGACACATTACCAGCAGATGCACCAAAACCTGAATCCCCCAAACTCAAACCTAAAGATATCGTCTCT GAGGGCAAAGTGAAGGCGGAGAAGGGTGTACGTGTAGGAGAGCGAGACGACACTCTTCCACCAGGTTACAGGTTTAAAGAGGAAGACCCCAAAAAACTGCCTCCTCCAAAACCCGAG CCCAAGATAGACACTGATGATGCTCTGGACATTTTGTCTGGAGACTTCAGTTCTTCAGCTCCTGCTGTCCAGGCTCCTGTCGTCTGCTCGTCAGCTCCTCCTACACAG GCAAAAGTAGAGGATTTGTCAGCTCTTGATGTACTCTCTGGAGAGTTTGTGGCTTCAGCTAAGGCTTCTGGAGTTCATGCACCAGTCCCTCCTCCATCAAAGAAGCCACCAGAG AAAACAGTCTGTCCCGTGGAACAACCTAACAAAGTCGATGTAAGCGCACAACAGACAAAGCCCAAAATTGAGAAG GGTGACTCCATCTCTCTGGATGCTCTCAGTGCTCTCAGTGAAACACTGCCAACAGATGCACCAAAGCCAGAGTCTCCAAAACTCAGACCTGAGGATATTGTCTCG GAGGGCAAAGTCAAAAAGGAGAAGGGTGTGCGTGTAGGAGAGAGGGAGGATACACTTCCTCCAGATTACAGATTTAAAGAGGAAGATCTCAAAAAACTGCCTGCTCCCAAACCTGAG CCCAAGATAAATACTGATGATGCTCTGGATATTTTGTCTGGAGACTTCAGTTCTTCAGCCGCTCCTGCTGTCCAGGCTCCTGTCGTCTGTTCCTCAGCTCCTTCTGCACAG GCCTCTGCAGACACTGCTCTTAAGTCCTTGGCCGGAGACTTGGTTGCCTCCAGCGCTGCACCGGCAGTGAAGTCAGAACCTCGTATTCCTACACAAACAAAGCCACAG CTGGAAGCTGGAGCAGACAATGCCCTTGATGCTCTGTCAGACACCTTGGGGGATATCAAACCTGTACCTCAGCCTGCCCCAGGTCCTGTTAAAGATCCCGTCAAG GAGAAAACGATTGCTGAGGAGAAGCTTATTAAAATGGGAGAGAGAGATGACACACTACCACCAGAGTATCGACCCACTGAGGAAGACCGTAAG aaaatggaagaagcaaagaaaaaagctgCCACCATCCCCAAGGAG AAGAGTATGGATGACACAACAGCCTTAGAAATGCTGTCCAGTGACTTCTCTGATGCTCCCAAGCCTGATGCACCGGTCACCTCGTGTGCTGCCACAACAAAGTTGGAACCTCCTGTGCTGGACTCAGCTCCTCTGAAG CCGATGGCTGGTCCTGTTCTGGAGTCCCTGTCTGATACCCTGCTTCCAGATCCAGTAAAAGGAAAATCTAAAACAGACAAACCAAAG GGAAAGAGCAAGTCAAAGTCAAAATCTAAA aaacaaCAAGCAGAGGAACCATCTGCCCCCGACCAGCTATCAGCTCAGAGAAGCTCAGACGTTGTGCCAGCTTCTACAAAGAAGGGAGCCAAGAGCTAG
- the cast gene encoding calpastatin isoform X6 — MAYAAYWSSTHGKGAEVEKSRQTSAFYPTAGSYYGKSQSSQTTPKPAAQVSTGKPAQFETPTSGSGMATKPGAVTMTTGGSSNVATAGKEAPKAKPESATAATAVKADVPKVDPAKTSKPAAAGTAAAGNVSVQGKKEEAKSAQTKVQAEVTSTAAKGAQQAPPVDAIDELANILPSTDPVARPEPVFTGPEVKERDITSEKGQKCGERDDTLPPDYRFKNTGPSPADAKPVDVPKPLSTDAALDSLSADFKSTGQPGPKKQEQKAHVETISASSAGPANFAPPPVKKAETPAAVPPMAAPPADKKAKMEKVSDDFSLEAGLSSSSTKAVSPAAAPADKKAKTDKTTPDVSVKAGLDTKAGTKPKTSEGDSMSLDALGALSDTLPKDAPKPEPPKVRPQDIVSEGKVKKEKGVRVGEREDTLPPGYRFKEEDLKKLPPPKPEPKIDADDALDILSGDFSTASTAPAVQAPVCSSAAPVQKSPAPPADKKAKVEAGLSAATAKKVESAAAPPSAEKKAQEHKPAAGKDTKPETDKGGSMSLDALSALGDTLPADAPKPESPKLKPKDIVSEGKVKAEKGVRVGERDDTLPPGYRFKEEDPKKLPPPKPEPKIDTDDALDILSGDFSSSAPAVQAPVVCSSAPPTQAKVEDLSALDVLSGEFVASAKASGVHAPVPPPSKKPPEKTVCPVEQPNKVDVSAQQTKPKIEKGDSISLDALSALSETLPTDAPKPESPKLRPEDIVSEGKVKKEKGVRVGEREDTLPPDYRFKEEDLKKLPAPKPEPKINTDDALDILSGDFSSSAAPAVQAPVVCSSAPSAQASADTALKSLAGDLVASSAAPAVKSEPRIPTQTKPQLEAGADNALDALSDTLGDIKPVPQPAPGPVKDPVKEKTIAEEKLIKMGERDDTLPPEYRPTEEDRKKMEEAKKKAATIPKEKSMDDTTALEMLSSDFSDAPKPDAPVTSCAATTKLEPPVLDSAPLKPMAGPVLESLSDTLLPDPVKGKSKTDKPKGKSKSKSKSKKQQAEEPSAPDQLSAQRSSDVVPASTKKGAKS; from the exons ACGCCAACATCGGGATCTGGAATGGCTACAAAGCCTGGGGCGGTTACCATGACAACAGGAGGAAGCTCTAATGTTGCAACAGCAGGGAAAGAGGCACCTAAAGCCAAACCAGAG AGTGCCACTGCTGCCACAGCAGTCAAAGCTGATGTTCCTAAAGTTGATCCTGCTAAAACATCAAAGCCAGCTGCAGCAGGCACAGCTGCGGCTGGAAATGTGTCTGTGCAAGGCAAAAAGGAAGAAGCTAAATCAGCGCAAACAAAG GTTCAGGCGGAGGTTACATCCACGGCAGCTAAAGGAGCCCAACAG GCACCTCCGGTGGATGCAATCGACGAGCTGGCCAACATATTACCATCAACTGATCCTGTCGCTCGCCCAGAGCCTGTGTTCACGGGGCCAGAGGTCAAAGAG CGTGACATCACCTCTGAGAAAGGTCAGAAGTGTGGAGAAAGGGACGACACACTGCCTCCAGACTACAGATTCAAAAATACG GGTCCATCTCCTGCAGATGCTAAACCTGTGGATGTCCCT aaaCCACTGAGCACAGACGCGGCCCTTGATTCCCTTTCAGCTGATTTTAAATCAACTGGTCAGCCTGGACCCAAGAAGCAAGAG caaaAGGCACATGTTGAGACTATAAGTGCTTCTTCTGCTGGCCCTGCGAACTTTGCACCTCCTCCTGTGAAG AAAGCTGAAACTCCTGCAGCAGTTCCTCCTATGGCAGCTCCTCCAGCTGATAAAAAAGCTAAGATGGAGAAAGTCTCAGATGACTTCTCACTGGAGGCTGGACTTTCTTCTTCCAGCACG AAAGCGGTATCTCCTGCGGCTGCTCCTGCTGATAAGAAAGCCAAGACAGATAAAACCACTCCCGATGTCTCTGTCAAGGCTGGACTGGATACCAAAGCAGGCACCAAGCCCAAGACCAGTGAG GGTGACTCCATGTCTCTGGATGCTCTCggtgctctgtctgacacactaCCAAAAGATGCACCAAAACCTGAACCCCCCAAAGTCAGACCTCAGGACATTGTATCG GAGGGAAAAGTGAAGAAGGAGAAGGGTGTACGTGtaggagagagggaggacacGCTTCCTCCAGGTTACAGGTtcaaagaggaagacctcaaaAAACTGCCCCCTCCAAAACCCGAG CCCAAGATTGACGCTGATGATGCACTGGACATTTTGTCTGGGGACTTCAGTACTGCTTCAACAGCTCCTGCTGTCCAGGCTCCTGTCTGCTCCTCAGCTGCTCCTGTACAG AAATCTCCCGCTCCTCCCGCTGATAAGAAAGCCAAGGTGGAGGCTGGACTCTCAGCAGCTACTGCTAAG AAAGTGGAATCAGCTGCAGCTCCTCCTTCTGCTGAGAAGAAAGCACAAGAACACAAACCTGCTGCTGGGAAGGACACCAAACCAGAGACCGACAAG GGTGGCTCCATGTCTCTGGATGCTCTCAGTGCTCTGGGCGACACATTACCAGCAGATGCACCAAAACCTGAATCCCCCAAACTCAAACCTAAAGATATCGTCTCT GAGGGCAAAGTGAAGGCGGAGAAGGGTGTACGTGTAGGAGAGCGAGACGACACTCTTCCACCAGGTTACAGGTTTAAAGAGGAAGACCCCAAAAAACTGCCTCCTCCAAAACCCGAG CCCAAGATAGACACTGATGATGCTCTGGACATTTTGTCTGGAGACTTCAGTTCTTCAGCTCCTGCTGTCCAGGCTCCTGTCGTCTGCTCGTCAGCTCCTCCTACACAG GCAAAAGTAGAGGATTTGTCAGCTCTTGATGTACTCTCTGGAGAGTTTGTGGCTTCAGCTAAGGCTTCTGGAGTTCATGCACCAGTCCCTCCTCCATCAAAGAAGCCACCAGAG AAAACAGTCTGTCCCGTGGAACAACCTAACAAAGTCGATGTAAGCGCACAACAGACAAAGCCCAAAATTGAGAAG GGTGACTCCATCTCTCTGGATGCTCTCAGTGCTCTCAGTGAAACACTGCCAACAGATGCACCAAAGCCAGAGTCTCCAAAACTCAGACCTGAGGATATTGTCTCG GAGGGCAAAGTCAAAAAGGAGAAGGGTGTGCGTGTAGGAGAGAGGGAGGATACACTTCCTCCAGATTACAGATTTAAAGAGGAAGATCTCAAAAAACTGCCTGCTCCCAAACCTGAG CCCAAGATAAATACTGATGATGCTCTGGATATTTTGTCTGGAGACTTCAGTTCTTCAGCCGCTCCTGCTGTCCAGGCTCCTGTCGTCTGTTCCTCAGCTCCTTCTGCACAG GCCTCTGCAGACACTGCTCTTAAGTCCTTGGCCGGAGACTTGGTTGCCTCCAGCGCTGCACCGGCAGTGAAGTCAGAACCTCGTATTCCTACACAAACAAAGCCACAG CTGGAAGCTGGAGCAGACAATGCCCTTGATGCTCTGTCAGACACCTTGGGGGATATCAAACCTGTACCTCAGCCTGCCCCAGGTCCTGTTAAAGATCCCGTCAAG GAGAAAACGATTGCTGAGGAGAAGCTTATTAAAATGGGAGAGAGAGATGACACACTACCACCAGAGTATCGACCCACTGAGGAAGACCGTAAG aaaatggaagaagcaaagaaaaaagctgCCACCATCCCCAAGGAG AAGAGTATGGATGACACAACAGCCTTAGAAATGCTGTCCAGTGACTTCTCTGATGCTCCCAAGCCTGATGCACCGGTCACCTCGTGTGCTGCCACAACAAAGTTGGAACCTCCTGTGCTGGACTCAGCTCCTCTGAAG CCGATGGCTGGTCCTGTTCTGGAGTCCCTGTCTGATACCCTGCTTCCAGATCCAGTAAAAGGAAAATCTAAAACAGACAAACCAAAG GGAAAGAGCAAGTCAAAGTCAAAATCTAAA aaacaaCAAGCAGAGGAACCATCTGCCCCCGACCAGCTATCAGCTCAGAGAAGCTCAGACGTTGTGCCAGCTTCTACAAAGAAGGGAGCCAAGAGCTAG